In one Thermaerobacter sp. PB12/4term genomic region, the following are encoded:
- a CDS encoding NAD-dependent deacylase: MSASSEIHRLATLARGSRHMVAFTGAGASTESGLPDFRSSQGLWRRVPQHMASLAFMERHFDEFVAFYRQRIEALKGVQPSRVHRILARWEAAGWLKAVITQNVDGLHQQAGSRRVLPLHGDLRTCHCQRCGRTQPSEAFLSRPYCECGGRLRPNVVLFGESLPAAVWQQAHEEALRCDLMLVVGSSLEVYPAASLPELVVRRAAAGEALLAIVNRDPTPLDEQAGLVLRGVAGDILEQVDQELARLGSNGDADESGKEWNA; the protein is encoded by the coding sequence GTGTCTGCTTCCAGCGAGATCCACCGCCTGGCGACCCTCGCCCGTGGGTCGCGTCACATGGTGGCCTTCACCGGCGCCGGGGCCAGCACCGAATCAGGCCTGCCCGACTTCCGCTCTTCGCAGGGCCTTTGGCGGCGGGTGCCCCAGCACATGGCCAGCCTGGCGTTCATGGAACGCCACTTCGATGAGTTTGTCGCCTTTTACCGCCAGCGGATCGAGGCGCTGAAGGGGGTGCAACCCAGCCGGGTCCACCGGATTCTGGCCCGCTGGGAGGCGGCCGGATGGCTGAAGGCGGTGATCACCCAGAACGTCGACGGCCTCCACCAGCAGGCCGGATCGCGCCGGGTGCTGCCGCTGCACGGCGACCTGCGGACGTGCCACTGCCAGCGCTGTGGACGAACCCAGCCCTCGGAGGCCTTCCTCAGCCGGCCCTACTGCGAATGCGGGGGCCGCCTGCGGCCGAATGTGGTGCTGTTTGGCGAGTCCCTGCCGGCCGCGGTGTGGCAGCAGGCCCACGAGGAGGCGCTTCGCTGCGACTTGATGCTGGTGGTGGGTTCGTCCCTTGAGGTTTATCCCGCCGCGTCGCTGCCCGAGCTGGTGGTACGCCGGGCGGCCGCCGGCGAGGCTCTGCTGGCCATCGTCAACCGCGACCCGACGCCGCTGGATGAGCAGGCGGGACTCGTCCTCCGCGGGGTGGCCGGGGACATTCTGGAACAGGTCGACCAGGAACTGGCCCGCCTGGGGTCGAACGGTGACGCGGATGAATCCGGAAAGGAGTGGAACGCGTGA
- a CDS encoding DinB family protein, which yields MTAAGRDDPRNNGTLLDPAGLLDILESNRRLTLRVIQAFPEDALFNYKPVEILRPFGEMVQEILNIEDDYIRGIALGEWSFGKVADNTRTKADLLAVCEQVRARTREVWPSITTERLLQVEPDPFFGGPPQSHFERLVYALENEIHHRGQGYVYLRELGIEPPLFYER from the coding sequence GTGACGGCAGCAGGCCGGGACGACCCCCGTAACAACGGAACCCTGCTGGATCCTGCCGGCTTGCTTGACATTCTGGAAAGCAACCGCCGCCTTACCCTGCGGGTCATCCAGGCTTTCCCCGAGGATGCCCTCTTTAATTACAAGCCCGTGGAGATCCTGCGCCCCTTTGGCGAGATGGTCCAGGAGATCCTCAACATTGAAGACGATTACATCCGCGGGATCGCCCTGGGCGAGTGGTCCTTCGGCAAGGTGGCGGACAACACCCGCACGAAGGCCGATCTCCTGGCCGTTTGCGAGCAGGTCCGCGCCCGAACGCGGGAAGTGTGGCCCAGCATCACGACCGAGCGCCTCTTGCAGGTCGAACCGGATCCCTTCTTCGGTGGCCCGCCCCAGAGCCACTTTGAGCGGCTGGTGTATGCCCTGGAGAACGAGATCCACCACCGCGGGCAGGGGTACGTGTATTTGCGGGAGCTGGGCATTGAGCCGCCGCTGTTTTACGAGCGCTAG
- a CDS encoding branched-chain amino acid ABC transporter permease: MVKPQPRRAAAVAAGLILIYAVVQFLLTARILDRFYENVLMNIGINVLAAVSLHIVLGLAGQFSIGHAGFLAVGAYTSAVLTQKLDMPFAVALLAGALAALLVGLVVGIPSLRLRGDYLAIVTLGFAEIVRIILLNVEYVGGAAGMRVSHLTSWTALYASVVAAILVTVHFTRSAHGRATLALREDEIAAAAMGVNTTTYKVMAFALSAFFAGLAGGLHAHNFYVIQPSNFGFLKSFEILVFVVLGGIGSLPGAILAATFLTLVSIGLQAYPEVRMILYSLVLILVMLFRPQGLWGTRSITGFFPGFRGEEDEAAAGAGVRAPEALPAGSPALARAAGGAGSPALAREAGGAGAGGAGGAGGPTGSGSGGLGTTAGTVPQGSTSSGAPRSATGGPAPDGAAAGDAGSTGGGAGSTPGQGGAR, encoded by the coding sequence ATGGTCAAACCCCAACCCCGGCGGGCGGCTGCCGTCGCGGCCGGCCTGATCCTGATCTACGCCGTGGTGCAGTTCCTGCTCACGGCCCGCATCCTGGACCGCTTCTACGAGAACGTGTTGATGAACATCGGCATTAACGTGCTGGCGGCCGTCAGCCTGCACATCGTGCTCGGCCTGGCCGGGCAGTTCTCCATCGGCCACGCGGGCTTCCTGGCCGTGGGGGCCTACACCTCGGCGGTGCTGACCCAGAAGCTGGACATGCCCTTCGCCGTGGCCCTGCTGGCGGGGGCCCTGGCCGCCCTGCTGGTGGGCCTGGTGGTCGGCATCCCGTCCCTGCGGCTGCGGGGCGACTATCTGGCCATCGTCACCCTGGGCTTTGCCGAGATCGTCCGCATCATCTTGCTCAACGTGGAGTACGTGGGGGGCGCCGCGGGCATGCGGGTCTCCCACCTGACTAGCTGGACCGCCCTGTACGCCAGCGTGGTGGCCGCCATCCTGGTCACCGTGCACTTCACCCGCTCCGCCCACGGCCGGGCCACCCTGGCCCTGCGGGAAGACGAGATCGCCGCCGCGGCCATGGGCGTCAACACCACGACCTACAAGGTCATGGCGTTTGCCCTGAGTGCCTTCTTTGCCGGGCTGGCAGGGGGGCTGCACGCCCACAATTTCTACGTCATCCAGCCCAGCAACTTCGGGTTTCTCAAGTCCTTCGAGATCCTGGTGTTCGTGGTCCTCGGCGGCATCGGCAGCCTGCCCGGGGCGATCCTGGCGGCCACCTTCCTCACCCTGGTCTCCATCGGCCTGCAGGCGTACCCCGAGGTGCGGATGATCCTCTACAGCCTGGTGCTGATCCTGGTCATGCTGTTCCGGCCCCAGGGGCTTTGGGGGACCCGGTCCATCACCGGGTTCTTCCCCGGGTTCCGCGGCGAGGAAGACGAAGCCGCGGCGGGGGCCGGGGTCAGGGCTCCGGAAGCCCTGCCCGCCGGGAGCCCCGCTCTCGCTCGGGCGGCCGGAGGGGCCGGGAGTCCCGCTCTCGCCCGCGAGGCCGGAGGGGCTGGCGCGGGCGGAGCGGGCGGTGCGGGCGGACCCACCGGATCAGGTTCAGGAGGCCTCGGGACCACCGCCGGAACCGTCCCACAGGGCTCCACGAGCTCCGGTGCCCCACGCTCCGCCACCGGCGGCCCCGCCCCGGATGGTGCGGCCGCTGGGGACGCCGGTTCGACCGGCGGGGGTGCCGGTTCGACCCCCGGCCAGGGAGGTGCCCGCTGA
- the hutU gene encoding urocanate hydratase, translating to MSAVRTVRAPRGKALSCRGWQQEAALRMLMNNLDPEVAENPDQLIVYGGTGKAARNWEAFERIVETLKVLRDDETLLVQSGKPVAVFETHEKAPRVLIANSLLVPKWATWEHFWELEGKGLIMFGQMTAGSWIYIGSQGIIQGTYETLAAVARQHFGGSLAGRVVLTGGLGGMGGAQPLAITMNGGVGLIIEVDERRIRRRVEMGYCDRWTADLDEALAWVEEARRKKEPLSVALLGNCAEVEPELVRRGWIPDVVTDQTSAHDPLGGYVPAGLTVAEAERLRSSDPEEYVRRSMASMAAHCEAMVAFQKAGAVVFDYGNNLRGQAKAAGFAEAFSYPGFVPAYIRPLFEEGKGPFRWVALSGDPEDIHKTDRVILEEFGKENEGLARWLRLAGEKIPFQGLPARICWLGYGERDRAGLLFNHMVKKGELKAPIVIGRDHLDAGSVASPYRETEGMKDGSDAIADWPILNALLNTAAGASWVSVHHGGGVGIGYSIHAGQVVVADGSENAEWRLAHVLRTDPGMGVVRHADAGYERARQVARERGIKMPSLGIGMDAGNGRRGG from the coding sequence ATGTCCGCCGTCCGCACGGTCCGTGCCCCCCGCGGCAAGGCGCTGTCCTGCCGGGGCTGGCAGCAAGAGGCCGCCCTGCGCATGCTGATGAACAACCTCGACCCCGAGGTGGCGGAAAACCCCGACCAGCTCATCGTCTACGGTGGAACCGGCAAGGCCGCCCGCAACTGGGAGGCCTTCGAGCGCATCGTCGAGACGCTCAAGGTCCTGCGCGACGACGAGACGCTGCTCGTCCAGTCGGGCAAGCCGGTGGCCGTCTTCGAAACCCACGAGAAGGCGCCCCGGGTGCTGATCGCCAACTCCCTGCTGGTGCCCAAGTGGGCGACATGGGAGCACTTCTGGGAACTCGAGGGCAAGGGCCTCATCATGTTCGGCCAGATGACCGCCGGCTCGTGGATCTACATCGGCTCCCAGGGCATCATCCAGGGCACCTACGAGACCCTGGCCGCCGTGGCCCGGCAGCACTTCGGCGGGTCCCTGGCGGGCCGGGTCGTCCTGACCGGCGGCCTCGGCGGCATGGGCGGCGCCCAGCCCCTGGCCATCACCATGAACGGCGGCGTGGGCCTGATCATCGAGGTCGACGAGCGGCGCATCCGCCGCCGGGTCGAGATGGGCTACTGCGACCGCTGGACGGCGGACCTGGACGAAGCGCTGGCCTGGGTCGAAGAGGCGCGCCGCAAGAAGGAACCCCTGTCCGTGGCCCTTCTGGGCAACTGCGCCGAGGTGGAACCGGAGCTCGTCCGGCGCGGGTGGATCCCCGATGTGGTCACCGACCAGACCTCCGCCCACGACCCGCTAGGGGGTTACGTGCCGGCGGGGCTGACCGTGGCCGAGGCGGAGCGGCTGCGTTCGTCCGACCCGGAGGAGTACGTGCGCCGGTCCATGGCCAGCATGGCGGCCCACTGCGAGGCCATGGTGGCGTTCCAGAAGGCGGGGGCCGTGGTCTTCGACTACGGCAACAACCTGCGGGGCCAGGCCAAGGCGGCCGGGTTCGCCGAGGCCTTCAGCTACCCCGGGTTCGTCCCCGCCTATATCCGGCCCCTGTTCGAAGAGGGCAAGGGGCCCTTCCGCTGGGTGGCCCTCTCGGGTGACCCCGAAGATATCCACAAGACCGACCGGGTGATCCTGGAGGAGTTCGGCAAGGAGAACGAGGGGCTGGCCCGCTGGCTGCGCCTGGCGGGGGAGAAGATCCCCTTCCAGGGCCTGCCGGCGCGGATCTGCTGGCTGGGCTACGGCGAGCGGGACCGGGCCGGGCTCTTGTTCAACCACATGGTGAAGAAGGGGGAGCTCAAGGCGCCCATCGTGATCGGCCGCGACCACCTGGACGCGGGGTCCGTCGCCTCGCCCTACCGGGAGACCGAGGGGATGAAGGACGGCTCCGACGCCATCGCCGACTGGCCGATCCTCAACGCCTTGTTGAACACGGCGGCGGGGGCGTCGTGGGTCTCTGTCCACCACGGCGGCGGGGTCGGGATCGGGTACTCGATCCACGCCGGGCAGGTGGTGGTGGCCGACGGCAGCGAGAACGCCGAGTGGCGCCTGGCCCACGTGCTGCGGACGGATCCCGGGATGGGCGTGGTGCGGCACGCCGACGCGGGCTACGAGCGGGCCCGGCAGGTGGCCCGGGAGCGGGGCATCAAGATGCCGTCGCTGGGGATCGGCATGGACGCCGGCAATGGGCGCCGGGGCGGCTGA
- a CDS encoding MoaD/ThiS family protein, whose product MQIRVRLGPDLARAAGVPVVVVDTPMETTVDQLLLRLGEDYPALREALSTALLVAGGRVLSRREVVPAGADLALLQPMAGGQGDG is encoded by the coding sequence ATGCAGATCCGGGTGCGCCTAGGACCCGACCTGGCCAGGGCGGCCGGGGTACCGGTGGTGGTCGTCGACACGCCCATGGAGACCACCGTCGACCAGCTCCTGCTGCGGTTGGGCGAGGACTATCCTGCCCTGCGGGAGGCCCTGTCGACGGCGCTGCTGGTTGCCGGCGGGCGCGTGTTGAGCCGCCGGGAAGTGGTGCCGGCGGGGGCTGACCTGGCCCTGCTCCAGCCTATGGCGGGCGGGCAGGGGGACGGGTAG
- a CDS encoding ABC transporter substrate-binding protein, whose product MFRSKSVFASLLLILALSLSACGPAGTGSGAGSGAGGADGGAIKVGINAELSGDVASYGQSFAQGAELAAAKINEEGGLLDGRKIEFVKADNKSDAAESTNAALKLMTQDQVVAIIGAATSGNTLAMVDLANENQIPVIAPTATSPIVTVDPETGETHEFIFRVCFIDPFQGQVAAKFALEELGVKRAAIFTDSSSDYAKGLAAAFKEAFTAGGGQIVAEESYVKDDTDFKAQLTRIKAANPDFLFIPGYYEEVGLIVKQAREDAGLTIPMMGGDGWDSPTMVELAGAENLNNTFFTNHYSAGDPDPRIQEFIKAFQAEYNKVPDGFAALGYDAVMLLADAIKRAGSADPVAIKDALEQSKDVQLVTGTISINEQHNPVKAAVVIEYKDGQQVFRTKVNP is encoded by the coding sequence GTGTTCCGTTCCAAATCAGTTTTTGCTTCCCTTCTTCTGATTCTCGCTTTATCGCTGTCCGCCTGTGGGCCCGCCGGTACCGGCTCGGGCGCCGGCTCCGGCGCAGGGGGCGCTGACGGCGGGGCCATCAAGGTCGGAATCAACGCCGAGCTCTCGGGTGACGTGGCCTCCTACGGGCAGTCCTTCGCCCAGGGTGCGGAGCTGGCGGCCGCCAAGATCAACGAGGAAGGCGGGCTGCTGGACGGTCGGAAGATCGAGTTCGTCAAGGCTGACAACAAGTCCGACGCCGCGGAGTCGACCAACGCCGCCCTCAAGCTGATGACCCAGGACCAGGTGGTCGCCATCATCGGCGCCGCCACCTCGGGCAACACCCTGGCCATGGTCGACCTGGCCAACGAGAACCAGATCCCCGTCATCGCGCCGACGGCCACCAGCCCCATCGTGACCGTCGACCCGGAGACCGGTGAGACCCACGAATTCATCTTCCGCGTGTGCTTCATCGACCCGTTCCAGGGCCAGGTGGCGGCCAAGTTCGCCTTGGAAGAACTCGGCGTAAAGCGGGCCGCAATCTTCACCGACTCGTCCAGCGACTACGCCAAGGGCCTGGCCGCGGCCTTCAAGGAGGCTTTCACCGCCGGCGGCGGCCAGATCGTGGCGGAAGAGTCCTACGTCAAGGACGACACCGACTTCAAGGCCCAGCTCACCCGGATCAAGGCGGCCAACCCCGACTTCCTGTTCATCCCCGGCTACTATGAGGAGGTCGGCCTGATCGTCAAGCAGGCCCGGGAAGATGCGGGCCTCACCATCCCGATGATGGGCGGCGACGGTTGGGATTCCCCGACCATGGTGGAACTGGCCGGGGCGGAGAACCTGAACAACACCTTCTTCACCAACCACTACTCCGCCGGCGACCCCGACCCCAGGATCCAGGAGTTCATCAAGGCCTTCCAGGCCGAGTACAACAAGGTGCCCGACGGCTTCGCCGCCCTGGGCTATGACGCCGTGATGCTCCTGGCCGACGCCATCAAGCGGGCCGGTTCGGCCGACCCGGTGGCCATCAAGGACGCCCTGGAGCAGTCGAAGGACGTCCAGCTGGTCACGGGCACCATCTCGATCAACGAGCAGCACAATCCCGTGAAGGCCGCCGTGGTGATCGAGTACAAGGACGGCCAGCAGGTCTTCCGGACCAAGGTGAACCCGTAA
- a CDS encoding imidazolonepropionase, whose protein sequence is MVHGSREPADLLIGPAAQVATPRAAERPPAGPQQGRLEVIPEGAVAVRDGRVVAVGPYADLARRFDPAEVLDASGCTVVPGFVDPHTHLCFAGWRAEEFERRLAGASYQEILAAGGGILDTVRRTREAPEVELAAALRRRLLEVLRLGTTTVEVKSGYGLTTADELKMLRAIRRAADPADDLDGTWPLGAGAGESARGPRLRTNRPGAAAHTALPAAGPGAAGQAATGAPGTTSPAPARAPSAAGPAATGAPGAAGKDATWAPGAASPAGGLVLPEVVATFLGAHAVPPEYRGRPDGYVDRIVEEMLPAVAREGLAEYADVFCEQGVFDLEQTRRIVEAARRLGFRIRLHVDELTPLGGAGLAAQVGAVSADHLLHVRDEDIPRLREAGTIATLLPGTAFFLREPYAPARKLIGAGVPVALATDYNPGSHPAGSMPLVMAIACVGMGMTPAEALVASTLGGAWAVERARRLGSLEPGKQADLVVIDAPSYQHLAYRLGTVPVVAVVKGGRVVAL, encoded by the coding sequence ATGGTGCATGGATCTCGGGAACCCGCCGACCTGCTGATTGGACCGGCGGCCCAGGTGGCGACGCCCCGGGCGGCCGAGCGGCCGCCGGCCGGACCCCAGCAGGGCCGGCTGGAGGTGATCCCCGAAGGCGCCGTGGCCGTCCGGGACGGGCGGGTCGTGGCCGTGGGACCTTACGCCGACCTGGCGCGGCGGTTCGACCCGGCCGAGGTGCTGGACGCATCGGGCTGCACCGTGGTGCCGGGGTTCGTCGACCCCCACACCCACCTCTGCTTTGCCGGCTGGCGGGCGGAGGAGTTCGAGCGGCGCCTGGCCGGGGCCAGCTATCAGGAGATCTTGGCAGCGGGCGGCGGCATCCTCGATACGGTGCGCCGGACCCGGGAGGCGCCGGAGGTCGAACTGGCTGCCGCTTTGCGCCGGCGGCTCCTCGAGGTGCTGCGCCTGGGCACCACCACGGTAGAGGTGAAGAGCGGCTACGGCCTCACCACCGCCGACGAGCTCAAGATGCTCCGGGCCATCCGCCGGGCGGCGGACCCGGCCGACGACCTTGACGGCACCTGGCCGCTGGGGGCCGGGGCGGGGGAGAGTGCCCGCGGCCCGCGGCTCCGGACGAACCGGCCCGGGGCCGCCGCCCACACAGCGCTTCCTGCGGCCGGGCCTGGCGCGGCCGGTCAGGCTGCCACCGGGGCACCCGGCACCACCAGCCCGGCTCCCGCCCGGGCGCCAAGCGCCGCCGGCCCGGCTGCCACCGGGGCACCTGGCGCCGCCGGTAAGGATGCCACCTGGGCGCCAGGCGCTGCCAGCCCCGCCGGGGGGCTGGTTCTTCCCGAGGTGGTGGCGACCTTCCTCGGGGCCCACGCGGTGCCCCCGGAGTACCGCGGCCGCCCGGACGGGTACGTCGACCGGATCGTGGAGGAGATGCTGCCCGCGGTGGCGCGGGAAGGCCTGGCGGAGTACGCCGACGTCTTCTGCGAGCAGGGCGTGTTCGACCTGGAACAGACCCGGCGGATCGTGGAGGCGGCCCGGCGCCTGGGCTTCCGCATCCGCCTTCACGTGGATGAGCTCACTCCCCTGGGCGGGGCGGGGCTGGCGGCCCAGGTGGGGGCGGTGTCGGCGGACCACCTGCTCCACGTGCGGGACGAGGACATCCCCCGGCTGCGGGAGGCGGGCACCATCGCCACCCTGCTGCCGGGAACGGCGTTCTTTTTGCGGGAGCCGTATGCCCCCGCCCGGAAGCTGATCGGGGCGGGCGTTCCCGTCGCCCTGGCCACGGACTACAACCCCGGCAGCCACCCCGCCGGCAGCATGCCCCTGGTGATGGCCATCGCCTGCGTGGGGATGGGGATGACCCCTGCCGAGGCCCTGGTGGCATCGACCCTGGGCGGCGCCTGGGCGGTGGAACGGGCCCGGCGCCTGGGAAGCCTGGAGCCCGGCAAGCAAGCCGACCTGGTGGTGATCGACGCGCCCTCCTACCAGCACCTGGCTTACCGGCTGGGCACCGTGCCGGTGGTGGCGGTGGTGAAGGGTGGCCGGGTCGTTGCGCTGTGA
- a CDS encoding arginase family protein, whose protein sequence is MQAPQQPRAGMPFTGIATFARAPYVPPEVLQPGQADFAVIGVPFDAAVGFRPGQRLAPRAIRDLSTRYALPWGPDNPGYWDIQDDRWYLKGCRLVDLGDADPLYTDLEHLDRSVAALVGAALRAGAVPVVLGGDHSITYPVLRAYGELLQAAAGPGPAARFGGEGGGQGSGGGRLHVLQIDAHLDFSADVAGFLRSNSSPFRRAAELPYVGTITVIGVRGIRTSPEAYAAAVRRGNRIVTMGEWRAAWARRAAIPAGVGPSGGPHPGTAADSGAGARVGGATGSGAGAGPAGGTGSHGRTSPGGGGPAGSRLGWPPAPGDDANPLVPFLAAIPPGEPLYISLDIDGLDPAVAPGTSSPEPGGLTYEEVREILRLAASRARVVGIDIVEVNPYLDPAGMTALLAARLAIEAMAFSHGALASPGS, encoded by the coding sequence ATGCAGGCGCCGCAGCAGCCGAGGGCCGGTATGCCCTTCACCGGCATTGCCACCTTTGCCCGGGCGCCCTACGTGCCCCCCGAGGTGCTGCAGCCCGGCCAGGCCGATTTTGCCGTCATCGGGGTGCCCTTCGACGCGGCCGTAGGTTTCCGGCCGGGCCAGCGGCTGGCGCCACGGGCCATCCGCGATCTTTCCACCCGTTACGCTCTCCCCTGGGGGCCGGACAACCCCGGCTACTGGGACATCCAGGACGACCGCTGGTATCTCAAGGGCTGCCGGCTGGTCGACCTGGGCGACGCCGACCCGCTCTACACCGACCTGGAGCACCTGGACCGCAGCGTCGCCGCCCTGGTGGGAGCTGCCCTGCGGGCGGGCGCCGTGCCGGTGGTGCTGGGGGGCGACCATTCCATCACCTACCCGGTGTTGCGGGCGTACGGTGAGCTGCTGCAGGCCGCGGCCGGTCCGGGACCGGCGGCCCGGTTCGGGGGTGAAGGGGGCGGCCAAGGGAGCGGCGGGGGACGGCTGCACGTCCTCCAGATTGACGCTCACCTGGACTTCTCCGCCGATGTGGCCGGGTTCCTCCGGTCCAACTCGAGCCCCTTCCGCCGGGCGGCCGAACTGCCGTACGTCGGGACCATCACCGTCATCGGCGTCCGCGGCATCCGCACCAGCCCCGAGGCGTATGCTGCCGCCGTCCGGCGGGGCAACCGCATCGTGACCATGGGGGAGTGGCGGGCGGCGTGGGCCCGGCGAGCGGCCATCCCCGCGGGGGTGGGGCCGAGTGGTGGGCCGCACCCGGGTACCGCGGCGGACTCTGGCGCCGGGGCGAGGGTGGGCGGAGCGACAGGCTCTGGCGCCGGGGCCGGCCCGGCCGGAGGGACAGGGTCACACGGCCGAACCAGCCCGGGCGGAGGGGGGCCGGCCGGCAGCCGGCTGGGTTGGCCACCCGCACCAGGCGACGACGCGAACCCGCTGGTGCCCTTCCTGGCGGCCATTCCCCCCGGCGAGCCGCTCTACATCAGCCTGGACATCGACGGCCTGGATCCGGCGGTCGCCCCGGGCACGTCAAGCCCCGAACCGGGCGGCTTGACCTATGAAGAGGTCCGCGAGATCCTGCGCCTGGCGGCGAGCCGCGCCCGGGTGGTGGGCATCGACATCGTGGAGGTCAACCCGTACCTGGATCCCGCGGGGATGACGGCTCTCCTGGCGGCTCGCCTGGCCATCGAAGCCATGGCGTTCAGCCATGGTGCGCTGGCGTCACCGGGGTCCTGA
- a CDS encoding polysaccharide deacetylase family protein yields MTAQQFDEHLRSLTEAGFRFISAEQFRQWKAGKGSVPANAVLLTIDDGLKEVHSIALPLLRKYNVPAVAFVVYRRIDLDPNTLSSDAVEELVAGGLEVQSHTYNMHHRVIRTGDGADVAVLWVMDEAAVRLDMAQARQRHQEILGNEPDMLAYPYGSYNATLMQAARSEGIRFGFTTRTGLVSRTTPDMEIPRFNAGVRGMTGKQVVDLLQRYAPAPAAPTTQQPKPSRYVVGGGLYRSKAEALKAAQRFTRLTGYRMYVTPHPQIKTQYWVQTGKIPSQARAVELARRWLRIGIKYIVPSR; encoded by the coding sequence GTGACCGCCCAGCAATTCGACGAGCACCTGCGGTCCCTGACGGAAGCGGGCTTCCGGTTCATCTCCGCAGAGCAGTTCCGCCAGTGGAAGGCCGGCAAGGGGTCTGTTCCCGCCAATGCCGTGTTGCTCACCATCGACGACGGCTTGAAGGAAGTCCATTCGATCGCCTTGCCCCTCTTGCGAAAGTACAACGTGCCGGCCGTGGCCTTCGTCGTCTACCGCCGGATCGACCTGGATCCCAACACCTTGAGCAGCGACGCTGTGGAAGAACTGGTAGCAGGGGGCCTGGAGGTCCAGTCCCACACCTATAACATGCATCACCGCGTGATCCGTACCGGGGACGGTGCCGACGTCGCGGTACTGTGGGTCATGGACGAGGCGGCCGTCCGCTTGGACATGGCCCAGGCCCGCCAGCGCCACCAGGAGATCCTCGGCAATGAGCCCGACATGCTGGCCTATCCGTACGGGTCATACAATGCCACGCTCATGCAAGCCGCCCGGTCGGAGGGCATCCGGTTCGGTTTCACCACCCGCACCGGACTTGTCTCCCGAACAACCCCCGACATGGAAATTCCACGCTTCAACGCGGGGGTTCGGGGCATGACGGGAAAGCAGGTGGTAGACCTTCTCCAGCGTTATGCACCGGCCCCGGCCGCTCCCACCACCCAACAACCCAAACCGAGCCGCTATGTCGTCGGGGGCGGTCTCTACCGGTCTAAGGCCGAGGCCCTGAAAGCCGCCCAGCGGTTCACCCGCCTGACGGGCTACCGAATGTACGTCACCCCCCATCCCCAAATAAAGACCCAATACTGGGTCCAGACGGGTAAGATTCCGTCACAAGCGCGTGCCGTCGAACTGGCCAGGCGCTGGCTGCGGATCGGCATCAAGTACATCGTTCCGTCGAGGTAA
- a CDS encoding branched-chain amino acid ABC transporter permease, translating to MDIWLQQLLIGLSVGTIYALIALGYTMVYGIIKLINFAHGEVFMIGAFTGYYALTAWGLGFIPALLLAMGVSALLGVTIERVAYRRLRNFPRLAALTTAIGVSLFIQYATIYLRGAQSEAYPSLFPNRRLEILGAGINLDALVILAVSVALMAILQFIVQKTRTGKAMRAVSFDLEAARLMGIPVNRTISITFAIGSALGGAAGVVYGLYYTRIDPLMGVLPGLKAFVAAVVGGIGSIPGAMVGGLVIGMVETLVSAAGLSLFRDAAAFLILILILLFRPEGLFGRHTTEKV from the coding sequence ATGGACATCTGGCTCCAGCAGCTTTTGATCGGCCTTTCCGTGGGGACCATCTACGCCCTGATCGCCCTGGGCTACACCATGGTCTACGGCATCATCAAGCTCATCAACTTCGCCCACGGGGAGGTCTTCATGATCGGGGCCTTCACCGGGTACTACGCCCTGACCGCCTGGGGGCTCGGTTTCATTCCCGCCCTGCTCCTGGCCATGGGGGTCTCGGCCCTGCTGGGGGTCACCATCGAGCGGGTGGCCTACCGGCGGTTGCGCAACTTTCCCCGGCTGGCGGCCCTGACCACCGCCATCGGCGTCTCGCTGTTCATCCAGTACGCCACGATCTACCTGCGGGGGGCCCAGTCGGAGGCTTATCCCAGCCTCTTCCCCAACCGGCGGCTGGAGATCCTGGGCGCGGGCATCAACCTGGACGCCCTGGTGATCCTGGCCGTCTCCGTGGCGCTTATGGCCATCCTCCAGTTCATCGTGCAGAAGACCCGCACCGGCAAGGCGATGCGGGCGGTGAGCTTCGACCTGGAGGCGGCCCGGCTCATGGGCATCCCGGTGAACCGCACCATCTCCATCACCTTTGCCATCGGCTCGGCGCTGGGTGGTGCGGCGGGGGTGGTCTATGGGCTCTATTACACCCGCATCGACCCCCTGATGGGCGTGCTGCCGGGACTCAAGGCCTTCGTGGCCGCCGTGGTGGGCGGCATCGGCTCCATCCCGGGGGCCATGGTGGGGGGCCTGGTCATCGGCATGGTCGAGACCCTGGTCAGTGCAGCCGGCCTCTCCCTCTTCCGTGACGCCGCCGCGTTCCTCATCCTGATCCTCATCCTGCTGTTCCGGCCGGAGGGCCTCTTCGGGCGGCACACCACGGAAAAGGTCTGA